The Geobacillus stearothermophilus ATCC 12980 genome contains a region encoding:
- a CDS encoding ABC transporter permease subunit produces the protein MNIPLIYSMIRYELRMLLRNKWLFNMIVLFLVLSGLLYAYGIQSVQSDPVDVQYGLDSVNQNMNTSGVNPEYFGLKKTVVDTRSTAEIETSSYTRAIAMLMNLSLWLLPAICLILGTNSILVDKESGRFALYKTYDAPYVYYMLSKFLALVCSLTIALGLSYGVFGLVLAASGHWRGTSIFQTFLLLNVLLIVVFSALSLLIGAMSVTRMQGLSLTLLTWSFLVFIYEFVIFSVIDFIPYSLKLKSLLFFLLLNPVETLRVWAIEQLNANYIFGPEYLVLKTFTKTGTLNIAAMTALFAMAVVAILLSTHLLKRREG, from the coding sequence ATGAACATTCCGCTCATCTATTCAATGATTCGCTATGAGTTACGTATGTTATTGCGAAACAAATGGCTGTTCAATATGATTGTTTTATTTCTCGTTCTTTCTGGGCTTCTTTATGCTTACGGCATTCAATCCGTCCAGTCCGACCCTGTGGATGTTCAATATGGGCTGGACTCTGTGAACCAAAATATGAATACGTCCGGCGTCAATCCAGAATATTTTGGGCTGAAAAAAACCGTAGTCGATACAAGATCGACCGCTGAAATCGAAACCTCTTCATATACACGAGCAATTGCGATGTTAATGAACTTGTCTTTATGGCTTTTACCGGCCATATGTTTAATTCTTGGCACAAATTCTATTCTTGTGGATAAAGAAAGCGGTCGGTTTGCTTTATACAAAACATATGACGCTCCTTACGTTTACTATATGCTCAGCAAATTTCTCGCGCTTGTTTGTTCACTCACCATCGCTCTTGGCTTATCGTATGGAGTATTTGGGCTTGTTTTAGCAGCAAGTGGTCATTGGCGCGGAACGTCGATTTTTCAAACGTTCCTTTTGCTTAATGTATTGCTAATAGTTGTTTTTTCTGCTCTTTCGCTACTCATCGGCGCGATGAGTGTAACGAGAATGCAAGGACTATCGCTGACGTTATTGACATGGAGCTTTCTCGTCTTTATTTACGAATTCGTCATTTTTTCGGTCATCGATTTTATTCCATATTCTCTGAAGCTAAAAAGTTTGTTATTTTTTCTCTTGCTGAACCCTGTCGAAACGTTACGAGTATGGGCAATCGAGCAGCTAAATGCCAACTATATTTTCGGCCCGGAGTATTTAGTGTTAAAAACGTTTACCAAAACAGGAACGCTCAACATTGCAGCAATGACCGCCTTATTTGCAATGGCAGTGGTCGCGATTTTGCTATCTACGCATTTATTGAAAAGAAGGGAAGGATAA
- the nosD gene encoding nitrous oxide reductase family maturation protein NosD, which produces MHKKILFFLLLLLSLAAPKAMAKEIAVHNENDLHRALQLAHQGDVITLKKGTYRGNLVINRSVTIRGEDGAIIIGTGEGNVITVAADDVVIDNLDIQQSGSQDAGIYITANRTKMLNNIIHDVFHGIVVRNGYGTEIRHNQITSFAEKKAFKGFGIYLTEAPQTKIIENNIFRLQDGIYISYSNFCEVQKNKIWNVRYGVHTMDSKNIAIAQNEVSESRNGFMIMQSDYVLMTGNVLQWNTTIDGVGIFMFDTFYSEITNNIMRGNKKGMYVENVQKSSICYNIFEQNDTGLDIGKSSKENTIYLNNFLKNIRQIISAKNNKNTFSWEGLGNYYDDWQTMDLNRDNIVDYAYKSGDASYYLMTKEPLLQIFYESPAIRLWNMIEQYTPIPSDQFIVDRHALATPVTIHTHTNTNEKKNEAAPFPIPQLSFFLLLTLWSGATFLVTRRKYHET; this is translated from the coding sequence ATGCATAAAAAAATTCTCTTTTTTCTCCTTTTGCTTTTATCGCTTGCTGCGCCAAAAGCAATGGCAAAAGAAATTGCTGTTCATAATGAAAACGATCTCCATCGCGCATTACAGCTCGCCCATCAAGGCGATGTCATTACTCTAAAAAAAGGAACTTATCGTGGAAATCTCGTCATCAACCGCTCGGTCACGATTCGCGGCGAAGATGGAGCAATAATTATCGGAACAGGTGAAGGGAACGTCATAACCGTTGCCGCTGATGATGTCGTAATTGACAACTTAGACATTCAACAAAGCGGGTCGCAAGATGCTGGTATTTATATTACTGCCAATCGCACAAAAATGTTGAACAATATTATTCACGACGTGTTCCACGGAATCGTCGTTCGGAACGGATATGGCACTGAAATCAGGCATAACCAAATCACAAGTTTTGCCGAAAAAAAAGCGTTTAAAGGCTTTGGGATTTACCTTACCGAAGCACCGCAAACAAAAATAATAGAAAACAATATTTTTCGCTTACAAGACGGCATTTACATCTCGTACTCTAATTTTTGCGAAGTGCAAAAAAATAAAATATGGAACGTAAGATATGGCGTTCATACGATGGACTCGAAAAATATTGCCATCGCACAAAATGAGGTAAGCGAAAGCCGCAATGGATTTATGATTATGCAAAGTGACTACGTACTAATGACTGGAAATGTGCTGCAATGGAACACAACAATCGACGGTGTCGGTATTTTTATGTTTGATACGTTTTACTCTGAAATTACTAACAACATCATGCGCGGAAACAAAAAAGGGATGTATGTCGAAAACGTCCAAAAAAGCTCGATTTGCTATAACATATTTGAGCAAAACGACACCGGACTAGACATCGGCAAATCTTCTAAAGAAAACACCATTTATTTAAACAACTTTTTAAAAAACATACGGCAAATCATCTCTGCGAAAAATAACAAAAACACCTTTAGTTGGGAAGGGTTAGGGAATTATTACGATGATTGGCAGACGATGGATCTTAACCGTGACAATATTGTAGACTATGCCTATAAAAGCGGCGATGCTTCTTACTACCTCATGACAAAAGAACCGCTTTTGCAAATTTTTTATGAAAGCCCTGCTATCCGATTATGGAACATGATTGAACAATATACACCAATTCCATCCGATCAGTTTATCGTTGATCGGCATGCATTGGCAACACCTGTAACTATTCACACTCACACTAATACCAATGAAAAGAAAAACGAAGCTGCTCCTTTCCCTATTCCACAACTGAGTTTTTTTCTCTTACTGACTTTATGGAGTGGCGCTACTTTTTTAGTGACGAGGAGGAAGTATCATGAAACGTAA
- a CDS encoding nitrous oxide reductase accessory protein NosL — MKRKLLTFLLALSMTAGCSAQAAKTVEINENVDSCDTCHMGIRDASLAAEVLIDGKPMKFDDIGCMVTYLQQHKNIDAAFVHAHDSKEWIDFQKSYFVHDSSIESPMGYGIAAFLTKQAAEKFANEHGGQVFSADELLKQNMMEFKMHSH; from the coding sequence ATGAAACGTAAACTACTCACTTTTTTGCTTGCCCTTTCGATGACAGCAGGATGCTCTGCCCAAGCAGCTAAGACTGTAGAAATTAACGAAAATGTCGATAGCTGTGATACATGCCATATGGGGATTCGTGACGCATCGTTAGCAGCGGAAGTATTAATTGATGGAAAACCGATGAAGTTTGACGATATCGGCTGTATGGTAACTTATCTACAGCAACATAAAAACATCGACGCTGCCTTCGTCCATGCACATGATTCGAAAGAATGGATTGATTTTCAAAAGAGTTATTTTGTTCACGACTCATCCATCGAAAGCCCAATGGGATACGGCATCGCCGCCTTTTTAACGAAACAAGCAGCAGAAAAATTTGCGAACGAACACGGTGGGCAAGTGTTTTCCGCGGACGAACTTCTCAAGCAAAACATGATGGAATTCAAGATGCATAGCCATTAA
- a CDS encoding ABC transporter ATP-binding protein, with protein MGGSTILTIDGVSKSYKNRCVLHPVYLHIARGECVVLCGANGAGKSTLIKLITGIEQPTAGTITFATEKKKRFAYMPDHMNFPKELTPLEIISYYGKFLNTSMVTIEATLKKVGLWEERHQKVGSFSKGMCQRLNLAQCLLSDVDLYIFDEPTNGLDPYWVIQFKQLIRELRNNGKTILLSSHIMRDVVEIADRIAIMFQGEVKAFGTLPDIYRTYRCRTLEDVFLSLHVNPKNAPFVTHV; from the coding sequence ATGGGCGGCTCCACTATTTTAACGATCGATGGTGTTTCCAAGTCATATAAAAACCGCTGCGTGCTGCATCCTGTTTATCTTCATATCGCTCGCGGAGAATGCGTGGTGCTATGCGGAGCAAACGGAGCAGGGAAAAGCACACTCATTAAATTAATTACTGGGATTGAACAACCTACTGCTGGAACGATTACTTTTGCAACGGAAAAGAAAAAACGATTTGCTTATATGCCTGATCATATGAACTTTCCAAAGGAATTGACCCCGCTTGAAATTATCAGCTATTACGGAAAGTTTTTAAATACAAGTATGGTAACGATTGAAGCAACGTTGAAAAAAGTTGGGTTATGGGAAGAACGACATCAAAAAGTTGGCTCTTTCTCTAAAGGGATGTGCCAACGCTTAAATCTCGCACAATGTTTACTTTCCGACGTTGATCTTTATATTTTCGATGAGCCAACGAACGGATTAGATCCGTATTGGGTGATTCAGTTTAAGCAACTTATTCGTGAGTTACGAAACAACGGAAAAACAATTCTTCTTAGCAGTCATATTATGCGTGATGTTGTCGAAATCGCCGACCGGATAGCAATTATGTTCCAAGGAGAAGTGAAAGCGTTCGGCACGTTGCCCGACATTTACCGAACGTATCGATGCCGCACTCTCGAGGACGTCTTTCTCTCCCTTCACGTAAACCCAAAAAACGCACCCTTTGTTACGCATGTGTAA